Sequence from the Cryptococcus neoformans var. neoformans JEC21 chromosome 1, complete sequence genome:
CCAATGTCGGCGCAGGCACAGCAGGCGCATGTCCATAGATAGGAGAAGCTTCAGGACGAGTACCGTTCCAAGCATTTGGCGAGTGAGACATGTGAGGCAACGAAGGGGATTGAGAAGCGTGAGCCGAATGGCGTTCATCATGTCGCTGCTCGTAAGACGGGTAACCCGCGGGGATGTCAGACGCTGCAGGCAGCGAACGCGGGGAAGGTCCCGTCACGACATCCAGTTCGCGTTCGTCGATAGTCACATCTGAGGCGGTATCTATAGAATCCGGCACAACCCCAATTTCACCCTGTTCACCTGCTTCCGTCGGAGGCTCATCATTCAAAAGAGCAGATATGCGCATACCGCCCGCCCTAAAGATGGGCCTCACAGGACTGTTACTCCCTTGAGCAGACTTTGGTGCGGATTGAGCGATATGAGAGGCATGCGAAGCCGGAGTAGGCGTGCTGACAGGGTtagaagaaggaaacaTACCCAAGCGCGGCTCGTAGCGATCTTGACTAGACATAAATGAAGGGAAGGCGTCGTATATTGTACGTCCACCGCTTTGGCGAGGCTTGTTGTACATTTCTGGACGAGCTTGTACAGGCGCATCAATTTGTTGGTGAGCTTGCGACTCAAGTGGTGTCTATTGACATTAGCGCTTTCCCGCACGAATACGAACGCATGATCATCTACTCACAGATGTCTGCACCTTCGTTTCTTCAACAACTCCCGTCGTCCCAGTAACACCTTCCAAAGCTTCCAATTCCGTCCTATGACCTTCCAAAAAATTCCCCACCTGCCTTTCGGACTTGCCCTTCAATTGCGCTGCAATCAACTTGGCATCCATCCCATGCAACACGACAAGTTCCTTAACTTTTCGCCTCTCCTCCACAGACCAGTAAGAATTGGTGGCAGATCTTCGTGCGggtttctccttctccggTGCTCCAGCAACGGTGATGGCAGGAGGAGCGTTGGGATCGACAATGGGACCCGGTTCACCAGCGATCTTGCGTCGTTTACCAGCACGCCGGACGGGTGGGAGCAATTCAGCTTGAGCGGCAGAGGTTGCAACATCTGCGAGAGAGGCGAGAGCAGCGGCAGCGAGTTCCGTTGTGTTGGTCAAAGAAGGGTGCTCAGGAACTTCAGTCGCGGGTGTTAAGGCAGTTGTGTCAGGTTGAGCCGGAGGGTTCTGAGTTGGTGTAGAAAGTTCGGGAATTGAGCTGACTCGGGGTCGTTTGGCAGTCTTGACAGTCATACGCATCTTGGCTTTAGTGCTAGAAACTGAAGGAACTTCGCTACCGGCCCTTGACGTTGATGCCGAATCCATgtgaccttcttcttcctcctcattctGCGGAGTTGGCGTTTGAGGCACTGCAACCGATTGCGAtactctttttttcctacCGGGTCCTCCgccttcccctcttcctcgcttACCGCCAGCTGGAAGCACCACCGACTGTTCTCTACCTTTAGCAGGCGTGGCAACAGCCGCATCATCTTTGGACACTGTTGGCTTTGCCCTCGTCAAATCTTGCATCAACGCCGAGCTCTTCGCACCCTTTTTCAATGCCaatttcctctttccaccacctcGCTTATGCGCCAACATGCCCTTGTaatccatctctttcttggTTCTGTAGTAATAAAGCACACATTCACCAGCTGTCTTGTTAGGAATTCCATCGGCAATTCTTCCAAACTGCTTTGGGTACGCCAAGTAACGTTTGACGAAGATAGCTCGTTCTTCCGATGTCCATATAGGTTCGGCGACACCAATATTGTCATAGAAAGAAAGGGGATCTGTTACGAGGTCATTATCGTTGTCGTATTGCAAATTCCTCTCCTGGCCAACAATCATATCGGGGATAACAGCGGCAGTTTTTGAAGCTCTGAGATTCGGATCCTTGAGAGCATTGTCGGCAAGCCCAGCCAAGATTTCTTCGAACTCGGCATCGGTAGCAACGATATCACCGCCCAAGCCACGACGACGGTTTGAACGAGAGTTGAAAATTTCCTCAACAGCAGGGGTGGTTGGGGCAACAGCACCAGGCGTGACGACGGGGTGTATTGCACCGGGCATAGCGTAAAGttcaggaggaggaggtccGCGTTCCTTCATGAGCTCGTCGAGGAATGAACAATGGTCCTTCCATTTTTTGTTGATGGAAAGATAGCTGTCCTTGAGCCGTGTGATAGTATTTTTCGTCTTGACCTTTTCATGCGCGACAACAAATCTGACAAATTTGGCTCGGATAGCTTCTTCACGCTTCAAAGGACGGGTAAACTCCTTCAACATCCGCTCTCgcccttcatcatccatgaCCGTAACCCTTGAAGACTCCTCCGGGGCCGCAGCCATGTTCCATGCAAGAATGGGGAACTCTTGCAAGTGGACATGCCTTGCCTGCGCCGCCTTGACACTTGCGATAAGGTTCAACTCCCGGGCCTTTTCAGCTCCCAATTCATCTTGCTCCTCGCCGTCCTCAAGCACAAGTGTGTCAATTTCAGAGACGGCAGTTCTAAGTTCGACATCATTCTCAACGTCGGTAGATTGGCCAGAAAGCATGGAGTCTTTACGAGGAAAGGATTCTTTGCGATTTAAAGGAATGTTTGGAGGGAGTTTGACAGATCGTCGTTCGGCAATAGTAGAGTGAGGAGAGAGCTGGGGAACCGTGTCGGTTTGCTTGCCTGAAAATGGTTCGGTGGGTTCCGGAACAGCACCCTTTCAAAGATATTAGACAAAAGCTAGATCTGCCAGGACATAAACTTACGTTGTTCGCCATATTGGCATCGACAGACTCTATAACTTTCTCTGCTTTTGgaagtgaaggagatgttAGTTGAGATGGAGCGACGGCATCAAGAATCGGTGAAGTTTGCCTTTCGACAGAAACTTCAGACCCATTTTCAAGAGGGGGCGGGCCGAGAGGCGAAGCAGGATCCATAGAGACATCTTTTGTGTCATGACTAGTCATGATAATATCCGTTGTGATAGTCTCTTGAAGCATGCCGTTTGCCTGCGCATCGACTGTTTCGATCACAGGACTTTTCATTGTAACATCGTTCAATGTATCGGCCGTAGGTTGGACAGGTAATGCGGAATACCCAGTCTCCGTTGTCGTATCACGCACTGGATTAATGGCAGGGTGTTCAACAGGACTagcttctttttcttccttcaccgGGGTGCTATCAGGCATCCCATCGTCGGCGTCAGGTAGTGATGGGGGTGGAGGAACAGAAGGCGTAGCTGGATGATCTGTCCGTTCAGGATCCCTTTTTAGCTCCTCAATTCGCTTATCAGACGTGATAGCCGCTTCCGATAACCTCAATTCACCGTCCTCAACCGGCACATGCGTAGGCTGCTTTGACCGTTGCACAGGAGAAATAGGACGAATAGGATCGCGTGGAGGGTTAGATGGACTTCGCCGTGGCCTTACTTGACGACTTTCTTCAGTTCTTTTGTTCGACCAAGAGCTCAAAGCAGGACTAGGTCGTCTCCTGTCTAAATCCCTATCAACTCTGCCTCTATCCCTTTCTCGTAACCactccctttccctctccctttcgCGCTCCCAATGCTCTCTATCTCGATCTCTAGGTGGAGTCCACGCGCGTCGACGTTCTTCAGGGTAATTCCATGAGGGATTACGAGCCGTTTGTACAGGAGATACCACTTCGCCTTCCTCTAAATCTTGCGATTCCGGAGCAGGTTTCGGTTCGATCTCCGTGTTGACTGGCGGTAAACTTGGTACTATTGAGCCTGGAGGTAAGCTCTGAGGCCTTTCCACATCTCTTGTGCGTCTGGAGTCGATGGGACTATTCGAGCCCCTCGCAGAATTAGGGGCATTTGGTATGTAGGTAGTAGTAGGGGAAAACTTGGAGATGGTTGGAGAGGGTTGCGCGGAGAGGGATTGTGCAGCGGCAAGATTAAGACTTGGTAAACCGTTGGGTCCGGAGGTACGTCGAGGCCCAGATTCTCTGTCCCTATCATTCCACATCGGAGCGCCTTGAGACTTGGGCCCTGGAGGTATCCGGGAAGGATATGGAGAGGCCAGTGGTTGAGCTGTCACTGACCTCGGACCTCGAGGAGCCGAAGGAGGGGATCTCGGCCTTTCGGAAGGATATGAATGGGGCATGGATGATGTTATCGGCCGAGGAGGTCCACGAGGTGATGGTTCGTAGCGGTCCCGGTCATCTCGTCGGTCTCCAATCCAGCGCCGATCTTCTCGACCCCAGCCCTCCCTATCTGGCCCGCGGGACGGTACAGAAGAAAACCCGCCAGGTCTTCGAGGTGGCTGATTATCCAAATCTCCCGCAATACTGGTTCCCGACCGCCATCCGGGATCCAAAGCAAGACGATCACGAACGTCGTAAGATCTATCCCTGTCTCTTTCCCAATCACGTTCACGGTCTCGAGCACGTTCACGATCTCTATCTCGTTCCCAGTCACGATCGTACGATCTTCGAGGTGGCGAAGGGCTAAAACTACGTGGCCGAGAACCAATGCTTGGGCCGGATTGGTAAGGACGGACGGGTTGACGAGGCGGTAGTCTACTGGACCACGGTGGTATCGGATAAGGTCGTGTTGTTGCACTCTGCAGAGCGTGCGGTATGTCAGGAACCAACGGGATTACTAACGAGGAAAAGTAACACGCACATATCCTTCTCTGTCTCTATCCCGTTCAAAATCATCCCGTCTCGATGGGCCCGACCTGGGGGACCGGCCAGTCGTGCCTACGAGCGGCTTTGCTGGATACGGTGCTGGTCTAGAAGGACCAGCGTCGGGGTACATGGCTTCTGCCCTTGTTTAGTGATGTGGCGACAAAGGCAGACGTCGCACTTTTGGGGAAATTCGAGTGTGTATAGGGGCTGTTCTCGGTTTTCTTCTTACTTCATACCGTACAGAAGTATAGCGCGATGCAGATATCCGTGGTGGATGGAAGGGTTCCGCCGCCGATAGATGGATGTCGAATCGAGAAAAGGTGAAAAGTATTACTGAACACCATGCGTGAACCGACAGGTTAAGATCCCAAATAAATCTAATGAATGAGAATGTCGAATTAGAAACGCGGTGGCGATTTTGTAATGCGCGTTGTTTTCCACTACAACTTCCTTGACTTGCGGCTTGCTGGGTGGAAGTGCCACAGCTAAACGCGTCTACGGATAATAGCGGAGATTTGACTCACATTGCTTTTGTTACGTAATTTAATGGGGGCTCGATCTTTTGTTTGGCTCCTGGCCTCCCGCTTCATTTGTGGTCTACGACGTCATCGTTGTTCACTcccccatcatcatgttGTCCTCCAGCGACGATGGAGTATAACGCCCGGAAAAGTATATAAGTAGGTAGCTAGCGCATGCAGAAAAATAAATCAATTGTCCTTGCCACTTGCTCTTTGAACAGGCCATCCTAATAATAGCGACAGCTTCAAACTTACTGAATTAATTATTCTACTACTGTAATCACTCAAAAGACACAAGATGACGAACCTTTTTGAAGGCCTTTACCACACTGTCCAGGTAAGACGACCATCTTCACATTATTATCTTTGTGATGATGACTCACCTGATAGCTTTCCAGGGCATTTTCCAAAGCATCTTCGCTGTTTTCCAGTCATTCTTCAACGTGGTGTATGCTTTTGTGCACGGCGTAGTGTCCCTGGTGTGGAATGTCTTGGAAAGCATAGCCGAGTTTGTGGGAGCTTCGGTACACTTTGTGATCTGTGAGTATAAGctcttcctcagcctcTATTTGCGGAAGCTCCTCCCACCTACTCAATTTCTTATTGAAAATGGGTCGCTGAccgtcctcgtcttctAGCCAACATACTGATTATAGGACTAATCGCGCTTGGCGTGGTTCTTTACAACGATCGTAACAAGAGAGGCACATTGGGTAAcgatttgaagaagaaagcacAATAGCCGGAGATGCAACGACGGTGTTATGGGCGAGAAGGATATTTAGGTGCAGGGGGAAGCGTGTAGATTAGTCGAGGATGTTGAGCAACCGATAGCGACGGGTAGAAACTTGTAGTTTTAGTAGGTATTTGAGGTATGTATATACAAAAAAACTATTGGCTTTTGGATTAAGGTCGCTAACGCCCTTCCTTGGGAAGGGAATGGAAGGGATAAACGATAAATATGCAGTGCCGTTCctctcgtcgtcatcattcACCGATCCACTGCATCCATCCGGACCGTTCTATCTCAGGCACAATCAGCGCCGATTACCGATGTATGCCACTGTTGTTGAGAACAAACATTGTCGCGAGGTCGGTCGATTGTAAACATCAAGCCATTCAGTCTTATTTCTCAAGCAGAAACGTACAATTGCCACAGAGGCCGCGCACACTCCCCACCACTACAAGGGTCTTGCCTTTATACGGGTCTTGTCACACTCGCCCCGAACCTGATAGACAGGCGATGTCCACATGCCTCCGGTGGTCTCCTCTGTCGTTTGGTTTGCCCAAAATGCTCAGTACATTGTATGTCTCGGCTTTTTCCTGCATATTAACCATATAGTTGTACATCTCACTGACTCTGCCTTCCAACAATAGATAGCATTCGTCCTAGGAGCAACCACATTAGTCTTCTCATGCCTGGCGTACTTGATACTGCGTTGGGTAATATTGCCTAACCCTTTCTTGGGCTTATTCTCTCCAAAATCACACCCTAAAAGAAAACCCACAAAGGCAAAGGGCAAAACAACAAACTTAAAAAAGACGACATCCCGAAGTAAGGTTACCCGTAACAGTTCCCCTGGGCTGGTGGACAGCGCATTTACCATGATGGGGACCGGTAGGGTTGATTTCATTACTACCACATTTGGTAATGCTAGCTGACAAAATCATCCAGGCCTGCTTATTTGTTCAATCGCTTCAGCTGTTATATGTGCATATTCCTTGACTTCTCAGGGATGCGAGGCTCTGAGACATTTTGGACTGTAAGCCTTCAATAAATGTTTCTTACATCTCCTTGACAACAGTCATATCTGATCAACGTTTGCAGGATTGAGTGGTTGCCTTGGAAGACTGGTTTAAGATGCTACCGTTCACGGTGGGACTGGTGAGGCACAATTTACGTTCGCTCAACCGTTCAGCTTATCGCATATCTAGGGTGGGGGAGTTCTTGGGAGAGCTGCTCCTAACGCTGCTGCACAAGTCTGAATATGGGACTGCAGCAATCAAAACGATTGAAAACATGTAGCCCCTGTACAAACCGCTTTTTGCTCAATCATAAAATacattcttttttctctttcaaatATCCCCAAAAAAAACAATATATCCCTATTTCGCTTGCAGACAACTCCTAGTCAAGCACAACAATTAAGATGATACAGCTGCAGCCGAGCAATAACTTAACAGATGTTGGTCTTCCATTTGCTCCTTttactccttctccttctcaacatACTCCCATTGTCCCAGCTTCCCGTTCCAACAAGGATCGGCTCCTTCCGCCGGAGGCctctccaaatcctcctTTTTCAAATAGCCCTTCCTCACTTTCCGCTTTGCTTCAGTCGATACACCCAATgcttcatctctctcctttaGCAGCTGACGATCGACCTGGGAGTCGTCTGTGTAAGCCATCATGAGCTGGGGAGGACCGAGGGGTAGGTCAGGGTGAAGGTCGAATTGCCAGGTATGCGTGGTTTTGCCGTACATGCGATGAAGCTCGAGCATGGCGGGGCGTTCAGCAATGTCGCTGACAGCGTCTGTTGGTACAATGTTAGTAAATGATTACTTCAAACGTTGTTAAAATAGAGCGACAAAAGTAAGGATAGAGCGGGACATACTAGGAACGAGTGATTTGGTCCCCAGCATGAGCATGCCAGAGTCGACTTCATATCTATGGGAATGCCAGTACTGTGGAAAGCGAAAAAACTCATCAGCACTCAAAGCGCTTCCTTCATTAGTTCACACATCAAAGACtataccttcttctcatccgtTGGTAGTGCGATAAACGCATCTTCAGGAATCAGGTACTCGATTCCGATAAGCCTCGCGTCGGGCTGGTCGCTGTCATAGATTACACACTGGTGTAAATCATGTCTGAGATGTGTGCAAAAGTGATGTGCCTTCACTCCTCGCTTGGTATCATGGGCGTAGATGTGTAAGCCACAAAGATGCTGGTGGATTCGGTTGATAGGCTGAAAGCTCATCTGAGCTGCACCCATAGCATTGTACATAGAGGAATTGTAGAAATTCTGTTCAGCTTGAACGATGGGGTCGTCGGCGGAGCGCGGCATTGTGGCGTTTAGATTGATGCGTGAGCGGGATATTCAGTGATATGAATCGAGTTGAGACAAGAGGCGAAAGTACTGCATACACCTACATACTTGTTGCTGACTATACCTGATATATGTGTGATGATGCTATATGATGGCATAGTCGGAGCTTGATACGAAGAGTCAGGATGGTACCGACGGCCGAAGTCAAAGTGGAGGTGCGGAGAAAGAGGTGCCACACCGCCACTCGCCGCACACCCTGCTGTATCTCCTAATTCCGGCGCTAATTACGTATGTTTTACTCTTTACGTACTCTTTCCGTGAAATATATTACATAACTGTGTTTGTTtatcttcccatcccacccgcccccgccccgcGCTCACGACAATGGAGTCTGCTCAAACTTCCTCAGCGTCAGCCACGAAccctgctgctgccaacTCCATCGCGTCTCTTTTGTATCATGACGGCCCTGCCCACGAAGCAGACAACCATGGGTTGATTGACTATCTCCAATCGCACGGCGACTATGCCAATGACATCAACCACTACCATGCGCAGCCATCCCACGGCCACAGCCAACGTAGCCCGTCTCCTCCTAATCCGTCCATCCCTATCCCTTCCAGTCTTAATCGTTTGGCGAACACAGCTCTTGCCCATTACGTTCCGCCTGCCCT
This genomic interval carries:
- a CDS encoding histone deacetylation-related protein, putative, producing the protein MYPDAGPSRPAPYPAKPLVGTTGRSPRSGPSRRDDFERDRDREGYSATTRPYPIPPWSSRLPPRQPVRPYQSGPSIGSRPRSFSPSPPRRSYDRDWERDRDRERARDRERDWERDRDRSYDVRDRLALDPGWRSGTSIAGDLDNQPPRRPGGFSSVPSRGPDREGWGREDRRWIGDRRDDRDRYEPSPRGPPRPITSSMPHSYPSERPRSPPSAPRGPRSVTAQPLASPYPSRIPPGPKSQGAPMWNDRDRESGPRRTSGPNGLPSLNLAAAQSLSAQPSPTISKFSPTTTYIPNAPNSARGSNSPIDSRRTRDVERPQSLPPGSIVPSLPPVNTEIEPKPAPESQDLEEGEVVSPVQTARNPSWNYPEERRRAWTPPRDRDREHWEREREREREWLRERDRGRVDRDLDRRRPSPALSSWSNKRTEESRQVRPRRSPSNPPRDPIRPISPVQRSKQPTHVPVEDGELRLSEAAITSDKRIEELKRDPERTDHPATPSVPPPPSLPDADDGMPDSTPVKEEKEASPVEHPAINPVRDTTTETGYSALPVQPTADTLNDVTMKSPVIETVDAQANGMLQETITTDIIMTSHDTKDVSMDPASPLGPPPLENGSEVSVERQTSPILDAVAPSQLTSPSLPKAEKVIESVDANMANNGAVPEPTEPFSGKQTDTVPQLSPHSTIAERRSVKLPPNIPLNRKESFPRKDSMLSGQSTDVENDVELRTAVSEIDTLVLEDGEEQDELGAEKARELNLIASVKAAQARHVHLQEFPILAWNMAAAPEESSRVTVMDDEGRERMLKEFTRPLKREEAIRAKFVRFVVAHEKVKTKNTITRLKDSYLSINKKWKDHCSFLDELMKERGPPPPELYAMPGAIHPVVTPGAVAPTTPAVEEIFNSRSNRRRGLGGDIVATDAEFEEILAGLADNALKDPNLRASKTAAVIPDMIVGQERNLQYDNDNDLVTDPLSFYDNIGVAEPIWTSEERAIFVKRYLAYPKQFGRIADGIPNKTAGECVLYYYRTKKEMDYKGMLAHKRGGGKRKLALKKGAKSSALMQDLTRAKPTVSKDDAAVATPAKGREQSVVLPAGGKRGRGEGGGPGRKKRVSQSVAVPQTPTPQNEEEEEGHMDSASTSRAGSEVPSVSSTKAKMRMTVKTAKRPRVSSIPELSTPTQNPPAQPDTTALTPATEVPEHPSLTNTTELAAAALASLADVATSAAQAELLPPVRRAGKRRKIAGEPGPIVDPNAPPAITVAGAPEKEKPARRSATNSYWSVEERRKVKELVVLHGMDAKLIAAQLKGKSERQVGNFLEGHRTELEALEGVTGTTGVVEETKVQTSTPLESQAHQQIDAPVQARPEMYNKPRQSGGRTIYDAFPSFMSSQDRYEPRLGMFPSSNPVSTPTPASHASHIAQSAPKSAQGSNSPVRPIFRAGGMRISALLNDEPPTEAGEQGEIGVVPDSIDTASDVTIDERELDVVTGPSPRSLPAASDIPAGYPSYEQRHDERHSAHASQSPSLPHMSHSPNAWNGTRPEASPIYGHAPAVPAPTLAHRGSWESHPPPGHICTSSTTRFETLPPIRSQPATYDRSPLAHGHIGPLTPHGHDREQFHQQQPQAHDGSQREWDERKYEKTEGFQSATLPPLRNMEHEGGAQGGTGDGVADDRNGDQER
- a CDS encoding expressed protein, which codes for MTNLFEGLYHTVQGIFQSIFAVFQSFFNVVYAFVHGVVSLVWNVLESIAEFVGASVHFVISNILIIGLIALGVVLYNDRNKRGTLGNDLKKKAQ
- a CDS encoding expressed protein, which translates into the protein MPPVVSSVVWFAQNAQYIIAFVLGATTLVFSCLAYLILRWVILPNPFLGLFSPKSHPKRKPTKAKGKTTNLKKTTSRSKVTRNSSPGLVDSAFTMMGTGLLICSIASAVICAYSLTSQGCEALRHFGLIEWLPWKTGLRCYRSRWDWVGEFLGELLLTLLHKSEYGTAAIKTIENM